From the Candidatus Falkowbacteria bacterium genome, one window contains:
- the rny gene encoding ribonuclease Y, giving the protein MPYFLYIIIAAVAFLGGWWLRKQQALGKANSAELKAEKLIADTKTKERQIIIEAQDKALKLVDQAKKDADAQRRDVSETQKRLEQRENTFSQKLLELQDKQQVLYDKISQIEETKERVKKIRDEQMGVLEKISGLNREDAINKLLERVEAESTEALSSRLKKLENETEEAIEEKTREIVSSAMQRLSSGFIAELTTTTLEIPNDEMKGRIIGREGRNIKSLEQLTGVEIIVDDTPNAITISGFSGIRRHIAKRALEQLIKDGRIHPTKIEEAVEQAKKELALDIKKAGEGALYELAITGFDPKLIQIIGRLKYRTSYGQNALKHAVEVAHLSGLLAEQLGANVSIAKKGGLLHDIGKAVDHEVKGTHPEIGAQIARKFGLSDEIIAPIEKHHEDNPGDIISVIVKVADAISSSRPGARHDSFEQYVQRLEELEKIATSFEGVEKVYAIQAGREIRVFVDANQISDSKSHDLARDIAKKIEAELKYPGEIKVNLLRETRVIEYAR; this is encoded by the coding sequence ATGCCGTACTTTTTATACATTATTATTGCCGCCGTGGCCTTTCTTGGCGGTTGGTGGTTGCGTAAACAACAAGCTTTAGGTAAGGCGAACAGCGCCGAACTAAAAGCTGAGAAGTTGATTGCTGACACTAAAACTAAAGAGAGACAAATTATCATTGAAGCCCAAGACAAGGCTTTAAAATTAGTTGATCAAGCTAAAAAAGATGCTGATGCTCAAAGACGAGATGTTAGCGAAACTCAAAAAAGATTAGAACAAAGAGAAAACACTTTCTCACAAAAACTACTTGAGCTACAAGACAAGCAGCAAGTTTTGTATGACAAGATTTCTCAAATTGAAGAAACTAAAGAAAGAGTTAAAAAGATCAGAGATGAACAGATGGGAGTTTTGGAAAAAATCTCTGGCTTAAATCGCGAAGACGCTATTAATAAACTTTTAGAAAGAGTTGAAGCTGAGAGTACTGAAGCTTTAAGTTCTCGTCTAAAAAAGTTAGAAAATGAAACCGAAGAAGCAATTGAAGAAAAAACTAGAGAAATTGTTTCTAGTGCTATGCAAAGATTGTCTTCTGGTTTTATTGCTGAATTGACTACTACTACCTTAGAAATTCCCAACGATGAAATGAAGGGTAGAATTATTGGCCGTGAAGGAAGAAACATTAAATCACTTGAACAATTAACTGGTGTTGAAATTATTGTTGATGACACACCTAACGCCATTACTATTTCTGGCTTCTCTGGCATTAGACGCCATATTGCCAAGCGCGCTCTAGAACAATTAATTAAAGATGGCCGCATTCATCCAACTAAGATCGAGGAAGCAGTTGAACAAGCCAAGAAAGAATTGGCCCTTGATATTAAGAAGGCCGGTGAAGGCGCTTTGTATGAATTGGCTATTACAGGTTTTGATCCAAAGTTGATTCAAATTATTGGTCGCTTAAAATATCGTACCAGTTACGGCCAAAACGCTTTGAAGCATGCTGTAGAAGTTGCTCACTTGTCAGGTCTTTTAGCTGAACAATTAGGCGCCAATGTTAGTATCGCTAAGAAAGGTGGTCTATTACACGATATTGGTAAAGCCGTTGACCATGAAGTTAAAGGAACTCACCCAGAAATTGGTGCGCAAATTGCCCGTAAATTTGGTTTGAGTGACGAAATTATTGCTCCAATTGAAAAACATCATGAAGATAATCCAGGTGACATTATTTCCGTTATCGTTAAAGTAGCCGATGCTATTTCCTCTTCTCGTCCCGGCGCTCGTCACGACAGCTTTGAACAATACGTTCAGCGCTTGGAAGAACTTGAAAAAATTGCTACTTCATTTGAAGGTGTTGAAAAGGTTTACGCCATTCAAGCTGGCCGTGAAATTCGAGTTTTTGTTGATGCTAATCAAATCAGTGATAGTAAAAGTCATGACCTAGCACGAGATATTGCTAAAAAAATTGAAGCTGAACTTAAATACCCAGGTGAAATTAAAGTTAACCTCTTACGCGAAACTCGTGTAATTGAATACGCGAGATAG
- a CDS encoding TIGR00282 family metallophosphoesterase, which produces MAEKPLSILFIGDIVGRLGRQAVVDVLPKLIKQHKPDLIIANGENLAHGKGITPTVAKQMFEAGIDWLTTGDHCFDQASSVEECFESNLKIIRPENYSADAKGKGHALIKVRDHNVLLINLLGRSFMTRHFDCPFRAAEKILASFTDKKISAIIIDIHAETTAEKIALRHFLDGKISALLGTHTHVPTADSQITQRGTGYITDIGMTGYADGVIGVLPEAVIESFLTQTKISHQMPDSGRAQSNIVKLLINPQDKKCLEIELIQKIITISS; this is translated from the coding sequence ATGGCAGAAAAACCACTTAGTATATTATTCATCGGTGATATTGTCGGTCGCCTAGGACGCCAGGCAGTTGTTGATGTTTTACCAAAACTAATAAAACAGCATAAACCAGATTTAATTATCGCTAATGGAGAAAACCTAGCTCATGGCAAAGGTATAACTCCGACTGTGGCTAAACAAATGTTTGAGGCAGGCATTGATTGGTTAACAACCGGCGATCACTGTTTTGATCAAGCCTCATCAGTTGAAGAATGTTTTGAGAGCAATCTAAAAATAATTCGTCCTGAAAATTACTCAGCTGACGCCAAAGGTAAGGGCCATGCTCTAATAAAAGTGCGAGATCATAATGTTTTATTAATCAATTTACTAGGTCGATCTTTTATGACCAGACATTTTGATTGCCCTTTTCGCGCTGCTGAAAAAATATTGGCTAGCTTTACGGATAAAAAAATTTCTGCTATAATAATTGATATTCATGCTGAAACAACGGCTGAGAAAATTGCTTTAAGGCATTTTCTAGACGGTAAGATCAGCGCTCTACTCGGCACACATACTCATGTTCCAACAGCTGATTCTCAAATAACTCAGCGCGGAACTGGCTATATCACTGACATTGGAATGACCGGCTATGCCGATGGTGTTATTGGCGTTTTACCTGAAGCTGTTATTGAATCTTTCCTAACGCAAACTAAAATTAGTCACCAAATGCCCGACTCTGGTCGAGCCCAATCTAACATTGTTAAGTTATTAATTAATCCTCAAGATAAAAAGTGTTTAGAAATTGAATTAATTCAAAAAATAATTACTATTTCTTCTTAG
- a CDS encoding 3'-5' exonuclease gives MKNNLAVTLGLTRPIVIFDLETTGLSVVNDKIVELAYIKHWPDGRIEQEDLLFNPGRPIPPEVSAIHGISDEQVKDSPLFATKAIELMAVFSDSYYSGFNVVRFDLPLLRQEFSSAGQNFSFKPEDIIDAKLVYHYKEPRDLSAAYRFYCNKEHVDAHNALADVSVTGEIIAEQITRYGYEEIRKIHEETCRDYVDLEGRFYRENGEVYFNFSKFKDRTLKSVSETDPTFLRWILQADFSEDSKNVVRNFLNNKSL, from the coding sequence ATGAAAAATAATCTAGCTGTTACTTTAGGCCTAACAAGGCCAATTGTCATTTTTGACCTTGAAACCACTGGTTTAAGCGTGGTTAATGATAAAATCGTTGAATTGGCTTATATTAAGCATTGGCCTGATGGTCGAATTGAGCAAGAAGACTTGCTTTTTAACCCAGGTAGACCAATTCCGCCTGAAGTGTCTGCTATTCACGGTATTAGCGACGAGCAAGTTAAAGATTCGCCATTATTTGCCACTAAGGCAATAGAGCTTATGGCGGTTTTTAGTGATTCGTATTATAGTGGCTTTAATGTAGTTCGTTTTGATTTGCCACTTTTGCGTCAAGAATTTTCTAGCGCTGGCCAGAACTTTAGTTTCAAGCCCGAAGATATTATTGATGCTAAGTTGGTCTATCATTATAAAGAGCCACGTGATTTATCAGCTGCTTATCGTTTCTATTGCAATAAAGAGCACGTTGACGCTCATAATGCTTTAGCTGACGTTAGTGTGACGGGTGAAATAATCGCTGAGCAGATTACGCGCTATGGTTATGAAGAGATTAGAAAGATTCATGAAGAGACTTGTCGAGATTACGTCGACTTAGAAGGAAGATTTTATCGTGAGAACGGAGAAGTTTATTTCAATTTTTCCAAGTTTAAAGATCGCACTTTAAAGTCAGTTTCAGAAACCGATCCAACTTTCTTGCGTTGGATATTGCAAGCTGATTTTTCTGAAGATAGTAAAAATGTTGTTCGTAATTTTTTAAATAATAAATCACTTTAG